The genomic segment GGAACCCCAGACGCTCGGGCCGATCCCCGGCTCCTCGGACGGGCCGACGACCACGGCGCCCGCGCCGTCGCCGAACAGGAAGGCCGTGGCGCGGTCCTCCAGGTCGGTGAGGTCCGACAGCCGCTCCACGCCGATGACGAGGACGTATTCCGCGCTGCCCTCGGTGACCATCCCCTTGGCGAGGGTCAGGCCGTAACCGAAGCCCGCGCAGCCCGCGTTGACGTCGAACGCGGCGGGCCGGCCCGCGCCGATCCGGTGGGCGATCTCGGTGGCGACGGCCGGGGTCTGCTTGAAGTGCGAGACGGTGGCGACGATGACCCCGCCGATCTGCTCCGGGCCGATCCCGGCCGAGGCGATGGCCTTGCCCGCCGCCTCCACCGACATCACCGCGACGGTCTCCTCGGGCCCCGCCCAGTGCCGGGTGCTGATGCCCGAACGGGAGCGGATCCACTCGTCGGAGGAGTCGATGTGCTGCAGGATCTCCTCGTTCGGCACCACCCGCGTCGGGCGGTAGCCGCCGACGCCGAGGATGCGCGCGTACGGGGCACCCCGGCTCGGCTTGATCTTCGCGGTCATGGTTCTTCGGCTCCTATTCCGCGGCAGAGCGGGCGGGCGCCGCGTGCTCGGCGATGAGCTCGCGGGCGGCGTCGAGGTCGGCCGGGCTCTTCAGCGCCAGGGTCTTCACCCCGGGCAGCGCCCGCTTCGCCAGCCCGGTGAGGGTGCCGGCGGGAGAGACCTCGAGCAGCGCGGTGACGCCCAGCTCCTGGAACGTCTCCATGCACAGATCCCAGCGGACCGGGTTGGAGACCTGGTT from the Streptomyces xinghaiensis S187 genome contains:
- a CDS encoding ketoacyl-ACP synthase III, with product MTAKIKPSRGAPYARILGVGGYRPTRVVPNEEILQHIDSSDEWIRSRSGISTRHWAGPEETVAVMSVEAAGKAIASAGIGPEQIGGVIVATVSHFKQTPAVATEIAHRIGAGRPAAFDVNAGCAGFGYGLTLAKGMVTEGSAEYVLVIGVERLSDLTDLEDRATAFLFGDGAGAVVVGPSEEPGIGPSVWGSEGDKSETIKQTVPWDAYRGRTDVSDIRYPAITQEGQAVFRWAVFEMAKVAQQALEAAGITPADLDVFIPHQANMRIIDSMVKTLKLPEHVTVARDIETTGNTSAASIPLAMERLLATGQAKSGDTALVIGFGAGLVYAATVVTLP